One segment of Drosophila mauritiana strain mau12 chromosome 3R, ASM438214v1, whole genome shotgun sequence DNA contains the following:
- the LOC117142879 gene encoding uncharacterized protein LOC117142879 produces the protein MGITETAAATTTTGLGAANAVESKQILSLEVFQDIYKHVEPDVQIDAFELAQGSDRGDNYTAALYRIKLTGKRRSLKWEQNVICKVMPESVVAREAYKSDKLFRNEVQFYNTIMPELLKFQASKTNQDTPVFNAIPKCYSARHDLLIMEDLRERGFQMSDRHKGLSLEETQSVLLQVAQLHGLSLAYKFEKPLEFSNLCSVISEGIFCTANTSWYRNYYERLTKNAIQMVSEVLPPDSKYVLAMNKFAESSSFFGRMVKLASTESPLSAICHGDCWVNNFLYHYDPEDPHRVLEVALLDFQLIRYSSIALDIANLLYCCTTKEMRDAQLQTLLKIYTEELFRWLQMLCTNLPDHCDTLQKLQDLFAEELKTYGRFALGLALDILPISTCSSEDAPDMYLDRSDELGEDVGAPTLNFPPNDLCRQKMSEIVIDMVDRDML, from the exons ATGGGTATTACGGAgacagcagcggcaacaacaactaccGGACTGGGAGCGGCAAACGCCGTGGAGAGCAAACAAATCCTCTCGCTCGAGGTGTTCCAGGACATCTACAAGCACGTGGAACCGGATGTGCAGATCGATGCCTTCGAG CTGGCCCAGGGCTCCGACCGGGGTGACAACTATACGGCCGCCCTGTATCGCATAAAGCTGACCGGAAAGCGGAGGAGTCTCAAATGGGAACAGAACGTCATCTGCAAGGTGATGCCGGAGAGTGTAGTCGCGCGGGAGGCCTACAAGAGCGACAAGCTCTTCCG CAACGAGGTGCAGTTCTACAACACCATCATGCCGGAACTGCTCAAGTTCCAGGCCAGCAAAACGAACCAGGACACACCCGTGTTCAATGCCATTCCCAAGTGCTATTCAGCCAGGCATGATCTGCTCATAATGG AGGATCTTCGCGAACGCGGCTTCCAGATGTCAGACCGCCACAAAGGTCTCAGCCTGGAGGAGACGCAGTCCGTCCTGCTGCAGGTGGCCCAGCTGCACGGCCTTAGCCTAGCCTACAAGTTCGAGAAACCGCTGGAGTTCAGCAATCTGTGCAGCGTGATCAGCGAGGGCATCTTCTGCACGGCCAATACGAGTTGGTATCGAAACTACTACGAGCGCCTTACCAAGAACGCCATTCAGATGGTGTCCGAGGTGCTGCCCCCCGACTCCAAGTATGTCCTGGCAATGAATAAATTCGCAGAAAGCTCCTCATTCTTCGGCCGGATGGTGAAGTTGGCCAGTACCGAGTCGCCGTTATCCGCCATTTGCCACGGCGACTGCTGGGTGAACAACTTTCTGTACCACTATGATCCGGAGGACCCACACCGAGTGCTGGAGGTGGCGCTGCTCGACTTTCAGCTGATACGCTACAGCTCGATCGCACTGGACATTGCCAATCTGCTGTACTGCTGCACCACCAAGGAAATGCGCGATGCTCAGCTGCAGACTCTGCTCAAGATCTATACGGAGGAGCTGTTTCGATGGCTGCAAATGCTCTGCACCAATTTGCCGGACCACTGCGACACATTACAGAAGCTACAGGATCT CTTTGCCGAGGAGCTGAAGACATACGGACGCTTTGCTCTTGGCTTGGCATTGGATATCCTGCCTATTAGCACCTGCTCTTCGGAGGATGCCCCCGATATGTATTTGGATCGAAGCGATGAACTCGGAGAGGATGTGGGCGCGCCCACGCTCAACTTTCCACCCAACGACCTGTGCCGCCAGAAGATGTCGGAGATAGTCATTGATATGGTGGATCGGGATATGCTCTAG